In Marmota flaviventris isolate mMarFla1 unplaced genomic scaffold, mMarFla1.hap1 Scaffold_1212, whole genome shotgun sequence, a genomic segment contains:
- the LOC139703745 gene encoding ras-related protein Rab-4B, producing the protein MAETYDFLFKFLVIGSAGTGKSCLLHQFIENKFKQDSNHTIGVEFGSRVVNVGGKTVKLQIWDTAGQERFRSVTRSYYRGAAGALLVYDITSRETYNSLAAWLTDARTLASPNIVVILCGNKKDLDPEREVTFLEASRFAQENELMFLETSALTGENVEEAFLKCARTILNKIDSGELDPERMGSGIQYGDASLRQLRQPRSAQAVAPQPCGC; encoded by the exons ATGGCCGAGACCTACG ACTTCCTCTTCAAATTCCTGGTGATCGGCAGTGCAGGAACTGGCAAATCATGTCTCCTTCATCAGTTCATTGAGAATAAGT TCAAACAGGACTCCAACCACACAATCGGTGTGGAGTTTGGATCCCGGGTGGTCAACGTGGGTGGGAAGACTGTGAAGCTACAGATTTGGGACACTGCTGGCCAGGAGCGGTTTCG GTCGGTGACACGGAGTTATTACCGAGGGGCGGCTGGAGCCCTGCTGGTGTATGACATCACAAG CCGGGAGACATACAATTCACTGGCTGCCTGGCTGACGGATGCCCGCACACTGGCCAGCCCCAACATTGTGGTCATCCTCTGTGGCAACAAGAAGGACCTGGACCCTGAGCGCGAGGTCACTTTCCTGGAGGCTTCCCGCTTTGCCCAGGAGAATG AGCTAATGTTCCTGGAGACCAGCGCTCTCACAGGCGAGAACGTGGAGGAGGCCTTCCTGAAGTGTGCCCGCACCATCCTCAACAAGATCGACTCAG GTGAGCTAGACCCTGAGAGGATGGGCTCAGGCATTCAGTATGGTGATGCTTCTCTCCGCCAGCTGCGGCAGCCTCGGAGTGCCCAGGCCGTGGCCCCTCAACCCTGTGGCTGCTGA
- the LOC139703746 gene encoding melanoma-derived growth regulatory protein: MMAWSPVLLGVILLLTAFPGSTVAGRSMPKLADRKLCADEECSHPISMAVALQDYVAPDCRFLTIHRGQIVYVFSKLKGRGRLFWGGSVQGDYYGDLAARLGYFPSSIVREDQTLKPGKIDVKTDKWDFYCH; the protein is encoded by the exons ATGATGGCGTGGTCCCCAGTGCTCCTTGGTGTCATCCTCTTGCTGACTGCCTTTCCAGGGTCTACTGTCGCAGGCCGTTCCATGCCCAAACTGGCTGATCGGAAGCTGTGTGCTGATGAGGAATGCAGCC aCCCCATATCCATGGCTGTGGCCCTTCAGGACTACGTGGCTCCTGACTGCCGTTTCTTGACCATACACAGGGGTCAAATTGTCTATGTCTTCTCAAAGCTGAAGGGCCGAGGGCGGCTTTTCTGGGGAGGCAGT GTTCAGGGTGATTACTATGGAGACCTGGCTGCCCGCCTAGGCTATTTCCCCAGTAGCATTGTTCGGGAGGACCAGACTCTGAAACCTGGCAAAATTGATGTGAAGACAGAT aAATGGGATTTCTACTGTCACTGA